The Paraburkholderia sp. D15 genome has a segment encoding these proteins:
- a CDS encoding porin, with amino-acid sequence MKKKYQALAVAASALAAANAHSQSSVQLYGLIDLSAPTYVSHAGPNGAHVVGMGVGGEPWFSGSRWGLKGAEDIGAGSKIIFRLESEYRMSDGQMEDPGQIFDRDAWVGIVNDTFGKLTVGFQNTIARDASTIYGDPYGSAQLTTEEGGWTNANNFKQLIFYAGSATGTRYNNSVAWKKLFNNGIFASAGYAFGNTTSFGTDSNYQAALGYNGGPFNVSGFYSHANRDGFTNQSFSVGGNYTFGIVRANAGYFRYLGNQGALGQRQDNAWTVSLKLAPKGALDYEIGYQQMRIHNAANNSDGFTPNANIGDFSMTNGVGNGYKETLYWSTFYHLSKRTEVYLAGDFMKLHGGYTEATTFGANTQLELTTGIRTRF; translated from the coding sequence TTGAAGAAGAAATATCAGGCCCTGGCTGTTGCAGCCAGCGCGCTCGCCGCGGCCAACGCGCATTCGCAATCGAGCGTGCAGTTATATGGTCTTATCGACCTCAGCGCCCCGACTTATGTCTCGCACGCCGGTCCGAACGGCGCCCACGTGGTGGGCATGGGCGTGGGTGGCGAACCGTGGTTCAGCGGTAGCCGGTGGGGCCTGAAAGGCGCGGAAGATATCGGAGCAGGTTCGAAGATCATCTTCCGCCTCGAAAGCGAATATCGGATGAGCGATGGGCAAATGGAAGATCCGGGCCAGATTTTCGACCGCGATGCCTGGGTGGGAATCGTCAACGACACGTTCGGCAAACTCACGGTCGGTTTCCAGAACACGATCGCGCGCGATGCGTCCACCATTTACGGCGATCCGTATGGCAGCGCGCAGCTCACGACAGAGGAAGGCGGCTGGACCAACGCCAACAACTTTAAACAACTGATCTTTTATGCCGGCAGTGCAACCGGCACACGTTACAACAACAGCGTCGCGTGGAAAAAACTGTTTAACAATGGCATCTTTGCCAGTGCAGGCTACGCGTTCGGCAACACCACCAGTTTTGGTACCGATTCAAACTACCAGGCGGCACTCGGGTACAACGGCGGTCCGTTCAATGTCTCGGGATTCTATAGCCACGCCAACCGCGACGGTTTTACGAATCAGTCTTTTTCCGTGGGCGGCAACTACACGTTCGGCATCGTGCGCGCCAATGCCGGCTATTTCCGCTACCTGGGCAATCAGGGAGCGCTAGGCCAGCGTCAGGACAATGCCTGGACGGTGTCGCTAAAGCTGGCGCCCAAGGGAGCGCTCGACTACGAGATCGGCTATCAGCAGATGCGGATTCACAATGCTGCCAACAATAGCGATGGTTTTACGCCGAACGCGAACATAGGCGATTTCAGCATGACAAACGGTGTCGGAAACGGCTATAAGGAGACGCTGTACTGGTCGACGTTCTATCATCTGTCGAAACGAACCGAAGTCTATCTGGCCGGTGACTTCATGAAACTGCATGGCGGGTACACGGAAGCAACGACCTTCGGCGCGAATACCCAGCTTGAGCTCACCACAGGTATCCGCACCCGCTTCTAG
- a CDS encoding response regulator, whose product MKLLLVEDNVELTTWVANLLRAQNFVVDCVADGEGADTVLTTQHYDVVLLDMRLPRMSGKDVLSRLRRRGGNVPVLMLTAHGSIEDKVDCFSAGADDYVVKPFDARELVARIKALIRRQVGEKSTQLTCGDLQYLTDTREFRHQDAPLALRRREHMILEMLILHQGKTVSKNSLMASMFSLDEEPSADAIDIYIHRLRKHLANSSARIMTLRGLGYILRSNTQ is encoded by the coding sequence ATGAAGCTGCTGCTTGTGGAAGACAACGTCGAATTGACTACCTGGGTAGCCAACCTGCTGCGCGCGCAGAACTTCGTTGTCGATTGCGTCGCAGACGGCGAAGGCGCGGACACGGTACTGACCACGCAACATTACGACGTGGTCCTGCTGGATATGCGCCTGCCGCGCATGAGCGGTAAGGATGTGCTGTCCCGGCTACGCCGCCGGGGCGGCAACGTACCGGTGCTCATGCTGACAGCGCATGGTTCGATCGAGGATAAGGTGGACTGTTTTAGCGCGGGCGCGGACGACTACGTCGTCAAGCCGTTTGACGCACGTGAACTGGTTGCTCGCATCAAGGCATTGATCCGGCGTCAGGTGGGAGAAAAATCGACCCAATTGACCTGCGGCGATCTGCAATATCTGACCGATACGCGCGAGTTCCGCCACCAGGATGCGCCATTGGCGCTGCGTCGCCGCGAACACATGATTCTTGAAATGTTGATACTTCATCAGGGCAAGACTGTTTCCAAAAATTCGTTGATGGCAAGCATGTTCAGTCTCGACGAAGAGCCAAGCGCGGACGCCATCGATATCTACATACACCGTCTGCGTAAGCATCTTGCAAACTCCAGCGCGAGGATCATGACTTTACGAGGACTGGGCTACATCCTGCGGAGCAACACGCAGTAG